A region of the Styela clava chromosome 1, kaStyClav1.hap1.2, whole genome shotgun sequence genome:
CTTTAGACTTATGACTAATCGCTACATCAACTCTGTACATTTCAAATCTTTCAATCGTGTAAGATGTATATTGAAGATATTTTGATCATACCCGTGAAAAATTACCTCATTCCAATGAAAAGATGATAATTTTCCTGTTTATAtaattgttgaataaataattGTTTATGTACCCACAGCTGATTTTATTCGTGTtcgacaaaataaatcaaatatgtaaGGTAGGTTTTTACAAATAATATCCAAGACTCACCAAATATTTCACACTGAAATAACTAATTACTGAGGTAGGCTAGATACTTGAGGGTCCGAATATTCAGTCTTGGGAAGAGACAAGGCCTTCGCTTCACATACGCGAGTTATACAAATAGGAAgaagttatttaaatcatattAGGTCACACGCACAGTAAAGAGAAGGAATAACATTTTGTCGCATTGTAATCTGAACACTACCATCCGCCCATCTTCGAATCAAGAATATCGGCTACATCGTTCCGATTTACAGTGCTATTCCCCCATTAGTCATAATGATATTTTAACATACTTCTTCGCACATGCAATCTAGGATAGAACATTTATCACGGGGAGATAAAAATCACTAATGTgaattaatcatatggcaaatcgTCATCACTCGGTCGGCTTTCAGTCTATGCCAAGTACGgttaaccagtaattatttTCGATTGCGAAAGCTTGTTCATTTGAGCATATTATAATGACAGAAGTTCAATTCATATACTACCGGTAGCCTACAAATTTTGCCAGAAAGGTATTTTTGCCATTATTTTCTGAGCAGCatttaatgatttattttaatcataataaaaatgatagttaGATCTTTGATTATTGCTGATGAGATCATCATCAGTTGATGTTATTGTACTTGTGACaaatgaatatgtaaaaaaaagaaTACAACAAGAAATCTCTGTTCAGAAGATGAAATTTTCTAAAGAAGAATATAGGTTGATGTTTATCAAAGTTAACTTATATGACCATTTTCAATTTCGCGTAattaaattaaagaaaaaactcatatatatatatatattgcaagaCCAGACGACAGACGATTTTAACTAGATCAATGGTTTCACACTTTATCGcctatttattttcagtttgacAATTAGTTTATGACTCTCAATGAAATCTTGGAACGATGTTCATTGAAAACACAATTTCATTGCAGTAATATGCTTATCCGATATGTAGCAATAGCAATCGAATTACATAGATAGTTTACTACGATTTTGTCATAGAAATCCTTTTAATCATAACATTAGTTATTTGCACAAGAGAGCACAATGCACAAtgcgtcacgctaataaccgaattgcgtaagtcatttttggcgattttgagttttttataaaataggtatttatgtaatgctgcgcacctgtctgttaactcagattttattttaagaattccgaaacccataaaaatggagatttagtatgacatgcacatttgtacaattgtttcgtcataatgaattatcattgttaccgcaggactattgtgacgtcacaaaggcaaaataacctcggcgaagtattttcgagtttttgcatctcagattctaacttagcgcgtattaatttaaatttatactacagcataggaaggcgtgcacttgtgtttttcactgtccgagtccaattcaccttggttggcttttatattgggtgcattgctgttttattctttatatttaatcttagtcttatttcggtgggtgtgcagaacgtgttatattattgaaatatatatttttaaacataaaaaataatgtaattgaaactgattagctatttttgggattagacattgtagatactaaaaattacatttgtttttggaatgtttagttttcaggactggttcATATactaaagttgcaaaattgcgtatgtccccaagtcatagacacatttctgcctaggTCACAGTgtgtcattatgacgtcacttaactgcgtcatacaaattaacttaaatccggctaggatcaaaaaaatgaaccatggcaaattattgactctcaatggcataacaatatcattagaaagttttttacgtttttctcaaaactgctgaaaatgacttacgcaattcggttattagcgtgacgaatgCTCAAATACGAGCACATGGAAACGAAGACCAAAATGAATATAGCTTCGTTACACTTGATGATATTAGTTGCTTATAGATGGTTATAGGATTGTTGCTAGGGGACTACAGGTTAGTTAGTgtattgatatatattaaatGAGGATATATGCTGATGattaatttttgatgacgtcatcacgcacacaaaaaaacgaatccattTAAGCACACAGAAATTTATTAAAGTAAGGAAACAAATGTGAAACAAATACAATCTCTAACCAATGACAATTTCAGAGAAATTGTTCTGATTTTCTTCACAACATGAaggaaaagaataaaataaatacaaaatactcTACAAGAATCCCATGAATAGATGGATGGATTAACGCTTCATAGTAGCAATACACAGTTCGTGACAGGTTAATTTCTTTTTCTTCAACGGACCAGAAAAACGCCAGCAAAACTGAAAGTAGTCAGCTAGTTAGTCCATCCTATGCAATCGGCTCGGATATCAAGATGAAAACACATTAATTAAGTAATCAATAAAACTCAatcacaatattttttggcatATTTATATGCGTCACTGACGTTAAACATGCGTATGTGTGGCTATTATTTCAGTAAACAATAAGCCCATAGCAGCGAAGAGATTTGTTGTTCACAAGTATGGATGTGGAAAAGTATTTCGGAAGGCTAAATTTGAGAAACCGAGCACGTCAACCTTCACTAGAGCTATTGAAAGATATATGCATGGATTCTGTGTCAAACATTCCGTATGAAAACTTGGATATGTTCGGAGGTGAACGAAAAATCTGGGATTTGCcaacaatatatcaaaatattgtaGAGAAGAGACGAGGAGGATTTTGGTTTGAATTGAATGGGCTTTTGCAGTGGGCTTTGAAATTTCTTGGATATAAAGTCGAATTGCTTATGGGATATATGTACGATTCAAAAAATAATCTATTACAAACTGTCAGTGATCGTCTGGTATTAATGGTAAGAACGAGAAACAATACGTTCTGTTTATTTGTAAAACCTCACATTACGTTCATCTTGTGAAGAAcgaaaatctaaattttattatactgGCTCAGCAATAAACTGTCGTTTATGTTCTTCCTCGCAAAATATCTATGATATTTCAATACGACTATACTTGATACTAGTAGTTGGCGATTTCATCTTTTAAACCTACGCGCGATAATTTAATTACATCTGTTTTTAATTCCCACAATAGTTTATGTAGCTTGCTTAATCAGTTAATCTATCGTAAATTGGACGTTAGCCAAACACAAATTTCCTACTTTGGGGAGTTGTTCTGTGGCCGCTCAATAGTCACCTCATATACtctatttttggacacgaaatgtacatatgaatcgttttgttattatgttgggGTTCTTCGTAATCATTCTTTTTTCTTGTTCTTGGAAAAAAAACGATTTCTACCAGAccaatttggaatttttagttaaaGATTGTATTCTTCGCTAGAGGGGCATTGCttttatgtatttcaaaatttctgtgggctctttCTTTATTTTTGCGTGCGGTGACGTGAGCAAAATTACGCATCTTGTTCCGGTCCCTTGCTCGCAGTCAGACAAGGTCGTGAAGTCTACTTTGTTAGATTGCATACCCGGGCTttttggttttcgtgtccatatatttgagcatcgctgtcttttttttcattacaaGTGACCAACATAACGTTTTCTAGAAATCTGATTATTGTTGGTAatttttgaaagatttttttaaatcctatattttttaaatgcttTCCTTTTACCCTGTATATACTTTAAAGATAAGTGGGTGGTAAATTAGCGCCCCAGTGACCTGACATGCATCTACCCGTTCTGAGCCGAATGCCAGGGCTCCGATCAAATCAGGCATCGGGCCCTGGATATGCTCTCACAGACGTGGTTCCACCGCAAATTGtattaatattgtattttagGTTTCTTGGGACACTGAAGAACAATATCTGACAGATGTTGGGTGGGGTGGAAAATCATTTGTTCTCCCGTTGAATTTAAAAGTGGGAATTGAACAATCTCAACCGAACGGAATTTATCGCCTGAGTGAGAATCAAGATATGTATATTGTGGAAAAGAAGAAACAAACATGTTTGGAAAGTGAAGGTGAGTTCAGTTCACAGTCTAAATCGAATTCCGGATTATTGCGAGAGATCATTGGAAAATTTTGTTCGTAAAATGAAACTCTACATTTGAAAGTATCACGATGTTAGCATTCgtatatatcatttttaatcGTGAGTTTTTCATGTTGGCgtatcatttttaaaatggtCGTGAATATGTAGCAGTTTACGGATATCTTACAACTGATAAACAATGTATAGCTGGACTTTTTTCTGTTGTGtagatcagtgattcccaaagtgggcgatatcgccccccagtgggcgaaaacgatacagaagggggcgaaaaagttgaagggggcgataggggggcgatttcgcgaaacctgttttatgttcggcgcacctAATTCTGTaatctgtgtgcattcgcagacttgaatcacgtgggcgattatcacacgcgaaaggatttctggactcgtcttcgctgtaaggtacggtagttgcgtatcccagtggtcggcaaaatacggccggagtaaaataatctggcccgggacgattcactgaatggaccttccccgacctttgatcgcggaaaattcttcccatactttaccattttaaaattttcggtgtttattttaagtgtggtttcgcgagttgttgcctgtaaaatggggtatttgtttcaaactgtcattctaatacacaccattcaacaatctgttttttaaaagtaccgataaagaatttcacagctatttctacactaatttttgattcttgTAATTTAACTGAAACTCATaagaagacaaagtaatcattgatttatttgatttatatttaaatttccgaaaaacaactaaaaactaacggacataattcaaaatcgcgaaactgaggtaatgttcacgaccacgcctgagaatctgtctgagtgagcgtgtctgagcggatgcgaaagggggcattgtcacgttttttgcatcttgctgattggccaatgttacgaagtaaacaaggaagtctatgtccGGGTAAACATTCAAatggcggttttgacgatgaaatttttttatttataatctacgctcgaggagtaaattacatttttttacgtaacagaatttatcgtgagacacgttcggactaaattttattatatcctaaagcaaactaggattagtgattcccatttagaaaatattccaatcttggcgtcgtaaagctatctagcgtgatgcagcaacaagacagtgccacattaaatgtcattgtaatatttttttaataagacgactgagttgagttcacgaattgtcgcagttttcgcgcactgttccgtttttaatttcaaaaaatttatgcgacccgcaaaaaaatggcaaccctgaattttgtcccgcgagcgacataaaatttgccgtcccctgggccgtagccgatagtcgatCACGGCTTCTttcacatccgagtccatgaatccaaaaacaaatggctgattaattatggactggtgatcggactggaggccgtggtaggatgaggaatcggggatgaattttaccaaagtattttggtgCATGTCATCATGCTGTACGAATAAATGAGATGtacgatgaagttgtataaactactataggggggcgattgtcaaaaaa
Encoded here:
- the LOC120325539 gene encoding arylamine N-acetyltransferase, pineal gland isozyme NAT-10-like; translated protein: MDSVSNIPYENLDMFGGERKIWDLPTIYQNIVEKRRGGFWFELNGLLQWALKFLGYKVELLMGYMYDSKNNLLQTVSDRLVLMVSWDTEEQYLTDVGWGGKSFVLPLNLKVGIEQSQPNGIYRLSENQDMYIVEKKKQTCLESEDDQLCVNSKAKKDCVNLDEICLKNIPWNIQLGVGKAPCTFEDCKVGHDYAQDEDEFLISNPIVSCQNVERRKFFVKNLYYEKKYIDPVTLKLERFQKYSVEDMYDIYSKKRIWNYFEF